In Deferribacteraceae bacterium V6Fe1, one genomic interval encodes:
- a CDS encoding NTP transferase domain-containing protein: MKAIVMAGGFGTRIQPLTTSLPKPMLPILNKPMMEYIVTKLRDVGITEIIILLYYKPDVIKSYFGKGEKFGVNIKYILPDGDYGTAGAVKKAEKLVGNDDFIVISGDLVTDFDLNEISGFHKLNDAFGTICLTQVEDPLQFGVVITDKNAKILRFLEKPGWGEVFSDTINTGIYVFKSEVFKYIPEDKPFDFSKDLFPALMSRNIDLYGFTAKGYWRDVGNPVSYREVFQDIFSGALNLNIGQVVHDLNHAKVYCLEDCSFDESSVSGIVFMGKNVKIDPKGIVKNSSIGSNVTIGKNCVIENSVIWDNVVINDGSVINNCVICNDVMLGRNVNILRGGIIAEHTEVGDNVTFEKDIMVWPNKHIESGSILSSNLIWGDKWKKSIFEGGKVSARTNVELSPEMAAKLGAAVGSALSKNSYVILSRDYHSASRMIKRSFLGGILSTGVNTYDLKLATPSMAKWYMKNLKASMCIYFRQSHISSTDTEITFSDGDGMPIDSNMEKNIERIFFRENFRRATHEDIGKLIDLPPKSDEYIANIYNNLDLDCIKRGNFKIVMDLFNGTGSTIIPSIMTGADIETVVLNAYFDEKKLSRSFQGIHDSMSQVSKIIKTLKADLGFIIYQNGERLHIFADNGLALSHDKAVIVILKLLSMSTEKRLKVYLPIMMPTVLDNEFENIDIVRGKSSGLKYDFLKEFDFIGWDNLFMSFPKYAICPDAAFNALKLLELLAKTGTSLSEIEKDIPEYHYAHNIISCPLSKKGYIMRKMSEDAMDKDASYIDGVKIKFRDSWVLMIPDQFAADVHLYVEAKSEERKEELLKEYIEKINTWLVEE; the protein is encoded by the coding sequence ATGAAAGCGATAGTTATGGCCGGCGGGTTTGGCACGAGGATTCAGCCTCTTACCACTTCTTTACCAAAGCCGATGTTGCCAATTTTAAATAAACCGATGATGGAATATATAGTTACAAAATTACGTGATGTCGGAATAACGGAAATAATTATTCTTCTTTATTATAAGCCTGACGTTATTAAAAGTTATTTTGGTAAAGGGGAAAAATTTGGAGTAAATATCAAGTACATTTTGCCGGACGGTGATTACGGCACAGCCGGGGCGGTCAAAAAGGCGGAAAAACTTGTTGGCAATGATGATTTTATAGTCATTAGCGGAGATCTTGTGACCGATTTTGATTTGAATGAGATATCAGGATTTCACAAGCTCAATGATGCTTTTGGCACTATTTGCCTGACTCAAGTGGAAGATCCTTTGCAGTTTGGTGTTGTTATTACGGATAAAAATGCCAAAATATTAAGATTTCTTGAAAAGCCCGGCTGGGGAGAAGTATTTAGTGATACTATAAACACAGGGATTTATGTATTCAAATCGGAAGTTTTTAAATATATCCCTGAGGACAAGCCATTTGATTTTTCAAAAGACCTTTTTCCGGCTCTAATGTCAAGGAATATCGATCTTTATGGATTTACTGCAAAAGGTTATTGGCGTGATGTAGGTAACCCAGTTTCTTACCGAGAAGTTTTTCAAGACATATTTTCAGGTGCATTAAATCTTAATATAGGCCAGGTTGTCCATGATTTAAATCATGCAAAGGTCTACTGTCTTGAGGATTGTTCATTTGATGAGTCAAGTGTAAGCGGTATCGTTTTTATGGGGAAAAATGTTAAAATTGACCCGAAAGGGATTGTTAAAAACAGCAGTATAGGTAGCAATGTTACAATAGGTAAAAATTGTGTCATAGAAAATTCGGTAATCTGGGATAATGTTGTGATAAATGACGGCTCTGTGATAAACAATTGTGTCATATGCAACGATGTAATGTTGGGTAGAAATGTAAATATATTAAGAGGCGGGATTATTGCAGAGCATACCGAAGTGGGGGATAATGTAACTTTTGAAAAGGACATAATGGTCTGGCCTAACAAACATATTGAGAGCGGCTCCATACTAAGCTCCAACCTTATTTGGGGGGACAAGTGGAAAAAATCAATATTTGAAGGCGGAAAGGTTTCAGCAAGGACAAATGTAGAGTTATCTCCTGAGATGGCAGCCAAATTAGGAGCTGCCGTTGGCAGTGCGCTTTCCAAAAATTCTTATGTAATTTTAAGCAGAGACTATCACAGTGCGTCAAGAATGATAAAGAGGTCTTTTTTGGGTGGGATACTTTCAACAGGAGTTAATACTTACGACTTAAAACTTGCTACCCCTTCAATGGCAAAATGGTACATGAAAAATCTCAAAGCTTCGATGTGCATATATTTCAGGCAATCTCACATATCATCCACGGATACGGAGATAACATTTTCCGATGGGGACGGAATGCCAATCGATTCAAATATGGAGAAAAATATTGAGCGGATATTTTTTCGTGAAAATTTCAGAAGAGCTACTCACGAAGATATCGGTAAGTTGATTGATCTACCTCCAAAGAGTGATGAATATATTGCTAATATTTACAATAATCTTGACCTTGATTGCATAAAAAGGGGAAATTTTAAGATAGTAATGGACCTTTTCAATGGCACAGGCTCTACCATTATCCCTTCCATTATGACAGGTGCAGATATTGAGACTGTAGTATTAAACGCTTATTTTGATGAAAAAAAGTTATCAAGGAGCTTTCAAGGGATTCATGACTCTATGAGTCAGGTTTCAAAAATCATAAAGACTTTAAAGGCAGATTTGGGTTTTATAATTTATCAAAATGGAGAAAGATTGCATATTTTTGCTGATAACGGTCTTGCACTTTCGCACGACAAGGCTGTAATAGTTATTTTAAAACTGTTAAGCATGTCTACCGAAAAGAGATTAAAAGTATATTTGCCGATAATGATGCCAACTGTTTTGGATAACGAGTTTGAAAATATCGATATCGTTAGAGGTAAATCGAGCGGGCTAAAATATGATTTTCTCAAAGAGTTTGATTTTATAGGTTGGGATAATCTCTTTATGAGCTTCCCGAAATATGCCATCTGCCCTGATGCCGCTTTTAATGCTTTGAAACTTCTCGAGCTGCTTGCAAAGACCGGAACATCATTGAGTGAAATAGAAAAAGATATACCTGAGTATCACTATGCACATAATATAATTAGTTGTCCGTTAAGTAAGAAAGGCTACATTATGAGGAAGATGAGTGAAGATGCAATGGATAAAGATGCTTCTTATATTGACGGGGTCAAAATAAAATTCAGAGATTCGTGGGTACTTATGATACCCGACCAATTTGCCGCAGATGTTCATCTTTATGTTGAAGCAAAGAGTGAAGAGAGAAAAGAGGAATTGTTGAAGGAATATATTGAAAAGATAAATACTTGGTTAGTGGAAGAATGA